In Sphingomonas panacisoli, one genomic interval encodes:
- a CDS encoding DVUA0089 family protein: protein MKKMKMLMAAAATATALMATSAQATDFSFAGTLPNANAVLFFDFTVGASSTVTLKTLSYAGGTNAAGTVIARGGFDPILSLYNVSTGLRIGQNDDGSCSQVAKDTVTGACYDTYLQQVLAAGTYRVAVTAYSNFAPDTLGGNFGGGGSFTDFTGNLRDAHFAFDVLNVAQATGPGGGAVPEPATWAMMLMGFGAIGGALRRRPAVRVRYA, encoded by the coding sequence ATGAAAAAAATGAAGATGCTGATGGCTGCCGCGGCGACCGCGACGGCGCTGATGGCCACGTCGGCGCAGGCGACCGACTTCTCGTTCGCGGGCACCCTGCCGAACGCGAACGCCGTTCTGTTCTTCGACTTCACGGTCGGAGCTTCTTCGACGGTCACGTTGAAGACTCTGTCCTACGCTGGCGGCACCAATGCGGCCGGCACGGTGATCGCGCGCGGCGGGTTCGATCCGATCCTGTCGCTCTACAATGTCAGCACGGGCCTGCGGATCGGCCAGAACGACGATGGCAGCTGCTCGCAGGTGGCCAAGGATACGGTGACGGGCGCGTGCTACGACACCTACCTGCAGCAGGTTCTCGCGGCGGGTACCTATCGTGTCGCGGTGACGGCTTATTCAAACTTCGCTCCGGACACGCTGGGCGGCAACTTCGGCGGCGGCGGGTCGTTCACCGATTTCACCGGCAACTTGCGCGATGCGCACTTCGCGTTCGATGTGCTGAACGTTGCGCAGGCGACCGGCCCCGGCGGCGGCGCCGTGCCTGAGCCGGCCACCTGGGCAATGATGCTCATGGGCTTCGGCGCGATCGGTGGCGCTCTGCGTCGTCGTCCGGCGGTCCGCGTTCGCTACGCCTGA
- the clpA gene encoding ATP-dependent Clp protease ATP-binding subunit ClpA, with protein MPSFASALETTLHKALEAASSRRHEYATLEHLLLALIDDEHASKVMSACGVELDDLRTTVAHYLDTELDALKVDKATDPSPTSGFQRVVQRAILHVQSSGRDEVTGANVLVALFSERESYAVYFLQQQDMSRLDAVSYISHGVGKGGSPTESSTPKGASDDEKPSKSEKGKSESALKQFTVDLNEKAKNGKVDPLIGRMPEVDRTIQILCRRSKNNPLYVGDPGVGKTAIAEGLARKIVEGDVPDVLKPAIIYSLDMGALLAGTRYRGDFEERLKAVVNELEKLPDAILFIDEIHTVIGAGATSGGAMDASNLLKPALSGGTIRCIGSTTYKEFRNHFEKDRALLRRFQKIDVNEPTIEDTIKILAGLRTAFEDHHKVKYTPDAIKAAVELSSRYINDRKLPDKAIDVIDEVGAMQMLVAPSKRKKTITTKEIEAVIATMARIPPKSVSKDDTLALSTLDTDLKRVVFGQNDAIEKLSSAIKLSRAGLRDPDKPIGNYLFTGPTGVGKTEVARQLASIMGIPLQRFDMSEYMERHSVSRLIGAPPGYVGFDQGGLLTDAVDQQPHCVLLLDEIEKAHPDLFNILLQVMDNGRLTDQHGKSVDFRNVILIMTTNAGASDMARETLGFGNLSREGEDEQAVQKMFTPEFRNRLDAIVPFGYLPPEVVARVVDKFILQLELQLADRNVHIQLDDESKAWLTSKGYDKLYGARPMGRLIQEKIKQPLAEELLFGKLVHGGEVTVKMKDGALTFAIEPAAPKKPGKKGGKTVKAEAK; from the coding sequence ATGCCGAGTTTCGCCTCCGCGCTCGAAACCACCCTCCACAAGGCGCTCGAAGCCGCATCGTCGCGCCGTCACGAATATGCGACGCTCGAACACCTGCTGCTCGCGCTGATCGACGACGAGCATGCGTCGAAGGTCATGTCGGCGTGCGGCGTCGAGCTCGACGATCTGCGCACCACCGTCGCGCACTATCTCGACACCGAGCTCGATGCGCTCAAGGTCGACAAGGCGACCGATCCGTCGCCGACCAGCGGCTTCCAGCGCGTCGTTCAGCGCGCGATCCTCCACGTGCAGAGCTCGGGCCGCGACGAAGTGACCGGCGCCAACGTGCTGGTCGCCTTGTTCAGCGAGCGCGAGAGCTATGCGGTCTATTTCCTGCAGCAGCAGGACATGAGCCGTCTCGATGCGGTCAGCTACATCTCGCACGGCGTCGGCAAGGGCGGCTCGCCGACCGAAAGCTCGACCCCCAAGGGCGCGAGCGACGATGAGAAGCCGAGCAAGTCCGAAAAGGGCAAGTCGGAGTCCGCGCTGAAGCAATTCACCGTCGACCTCAACGAAAAGGCCAAGAACGGCAAGGTCGATCCGCTGATCGGCCGCATGCCGGAGGTCGACCGCACGATCCAGATCCTGTGCCGCCGCTCGAAGAACAACCCGCTCTATGTCGGCGATCCCGGCGTCGGGAAGACCGCGATCGCCGAAGGCCTCGCGCGCAAGATCGTCGAGGGCGACGTGCCCGACGTGCTCAAGCCCGCGATCATCTATTCGCTCGACATGGGCGCCTTGCTCGCCGGCACGCGCTATCGCGGCGATTTCGAGGAAAGGCTGAAAGCGGTCGTCAACGAGCTCGAAAAGCTGCCCGACGCGATCCTGTTCATCGACGAGATCCACACCGTGATCGGCGCGGGCGCGACGAGCGGCGGGGCGATGGATGCGTCGAACCTGCTCAAGCCTGCGCTGTCTGGCGGCACCATCCGTTGCATCGGCTCGACCACCTACAAGGAATTCCGCAACCACTTCGAAAAGGACCGCGCATTGCTCCGCCGGTTCCAGAAGATCGACGTCAACGAACCGACGATCGAGGATACGATCAAGATCCTCGCCGGGCTGCGCACGGCGTTCGAAGACCATCACAAGGTCAAGTACACGCCCGACGCCATCAAGGCCGCGGTGGAGCTGTCGTCGCGCTACATCAACGACCGGAAATTGCCCGACAAGGCGATCGACGTGATCGACGAAGTCGGCGCGATGCAGATGCTGGTGGCGCCGTCGAAGCGCAAGAAGACGATCACCACCAAGGAGATCGAGGCGGTGATCGCGACGATGGCGCGCATCCCCCCGAAATCGGTGTCGAAGGACGACACGCTCGCGCTGTCGACGCTCGACACCGACCTGAAGCGCGTGGTGTTCGGCCAGAACGACGCGATCGAGAAGCTCAGCTCGGCGATCAAGCTGAGCCGTGCCGGTCTGCGCGATCCGGACAAGCCGATCGGCAACTATCTGTTCACCGGCCCGACCGGCGTCGGCAAGACCGAGGTCGCGCGTCAGCTGGCGTCGATCATGGGCATCCCGCTGCAACGCTTCGACATGTCCGAATATATGGAGCGCCATTCGGTCAGCCGGCTGATCGGTGCGCCCCCGGGCTATGTCGGGTTCGACCAGGGCGGGCTCCTGACCGACGCCGTGGACCAGCAGCCGCATTGCGTCCTGCTGCTCGACGAGATCGAGAAGGCGCATCCCGACCTGTTCAACATCCTGCTTCAGGTGATGGATAATGGCCGTCTGACCGACCAGCACGGCAAGTCGGTCGATTTCCGCAACGTCATCCTGATCATGACGACCAATGCCGGCGCGTCCGACATGGCGCGGGAAACGCTCGGCTTCGGCAATCTGTCGCGCGAGGGCGAGGACGAGCAGGCGGTGCAGAAGATGTTCACGCCGGAATTCCGCAATCGGCTCGATGCGATCGTGCCGTTCGGCTACCTGCCGCCGGAAGTCGTCGCGCGGGTGGTGGACAAGTTCATCCTCCAGCTCGAACTTCAGCTGGCGGACCGCAATGTCCATATCCAACTCGACGACGAATCGAAGGCGTGGCTGACGTCGAAGGGCTATGACAAGCTCTACGGCGCCCGCCCGATGGGCCGCCTGATCCAGGAGAAGATCAAGCAGCCGCTCGCCGAAGAATTGCTGTTCGGCAAGCTGGTCCATGGCGGCGAGGTGACGGTAAAGATGAAGGACGGCGCGCTGACCTTCGCGATCGAACCCGCCGCGCCCAAGAAGCCGGGCAAGAAGGGCGGCAAGACGGTCAAGGCCGAAGCGAAGTAA
- a CDS encoding glutathione S-transferase family protein, producing the protein MSNLILHEYAQSGNCYKIRLTAAHLGIPIERREYDIMAGETRSPAFLSGVNANGRIPVLQVGDDYLPESSAACFYLADGSALIPADRFDRADMLRWMFWEQYNHEPNVATLRFWYGWVGEENLTEAQRLLLPVKREAGEAALTLMDEHLARTPFFAGGRFSLADIALYAYTHVADGGGFDLHHYPAVQAWLDRVATLPGHIAITD; encoded by the coding sequence ATGTCCAACCTGATTCTGCACGAATATGCCCAGTCGGGAAATTGCTACAAGATCCGCCTGACGGCGGCGCATCTGGGCATCCCGATCGAGCGGCGCGAATACGACATCATGGCGGGCGAAACCCGGTCGCCGGCGTTCCTGTCCGGGGTCAACGCCAACGGGCGCATCCCCGTGCTGCAGGTCGGCGACGACTATCTGCCCGAAAGCAGTGCGGCGTGTTTCTACCTCGCCGACGGTTCCGCGCTGATCCCGGCGGATCGGTTCGATCGCGCCGACATGCTGCGCTGGATGTTCTGGGAACAGTATAATCATGAACCCAACGTCGCGACCCTGCGCTTCTGGTATGGCTGGGTCGGCGAGGAGAATCTGACCGAGGCGCAGCGGCTGCTCCTCCCGGTCAAGCGCGAGGCCGGGGAAGCGGCGCTGACGTTGATGGACGAGCATCTGGCGCGGACGCCGTTCTTCGCCGGGGGTCGCTTCAGCCTCGCCGACATCGCGCTCTATGCCTATACGCATGTCGCCGACGGCGGCGGGTTCGACCTGCATCATTATCCGGCGGTGCAAGCCTGGCTCGACCGCGTCGCCACGTTGCCCGGACACATCGCGATCACCGACTGA
- a CDS encoding glycosyltransferase family 4 protein, whose product MRIAIVTDAWSPQVNGVVRTLQSVRAELEKMGHEVLVISPDLFHSMPCPTYPEIRLAFASTNAVGAMLEEFSPQAVHLATEGPVCIAARRWCLQRDFPFTTAYHTQFPDYVSARTGVNPEWVWRYIKWFHGPAQAILAATPSIAATLRAHGLTRLRDWGRGVDLATFADARPDAAIRALPGPVMLYVGRVAVEKNIEAFLTVAHPGSNVVVGDGPALASLKAKFPDVHFLGPKFGADLAAAYAAADVFVFPSKTDTFGLVMIEALAAGTPIAAFPVTGPIDVLTPQVGAMADDLDIAIANALTRDRAACAAYGQTFTWTASARQFLQALVPIVDDEAVAA is encoded by the coding sequence GTGCGCATCGCGATCGTCACCGACGCCTGGAGCCCGCAGGTCAACGGTGTCGTCCGCACGCTCCAGTCGGTCCGGGCCGAACTGGAGAAGATGGGACACGAAGTGCTGGTGATCTCGCCGGACCTATTCCATTCGATGCCCTGCCCGACTTATCCCGAGATCCGGCTCGCCTTCGCATCGACCAATGCGGTGGGCGCGATGCTGGAGGAGTTCAGTCCGCAGGCGGTGCATCTGGCGACCGAAGGACCCGTGTGCATCGCCGCGCGGCGCTGGTGCCTGCAGCGTGATTTTCCCTTCACCACCGCCTATCACACCCAATTCCCCGATTACGTTTCCGCGCGGACCGGCGTGAATCCGGAATGGGTGTGGCGCTACATCAAGTGGTTTCATGGGCCCGCCCAGGCGATCCTGGCGGCGACGCCGTCGATCGCCGCGACGCTGCGCGCGCATGGCTTGACCCGGCTGCGCGATTGGGGCCGCGGGGTCGATCTCGCGACCTTCGCCGACGCCCGACCCGATGCGGCGATCCGCGCGCTGCCCGGCCCGGTGATGCTCTATGTCGGTCGCGTCGCGGTCGAGAAGAATATCGAGGCGTTCCTGACCGTCGCGCACCCCGGCAGCAACGTCGTGGTCGGCGACGGTCCCGCGCTCGCCAGCCTGAAAGCGAAATTCCCCGACGTCCACTTCCTCGGGCCCAAATTCGGCGCCGACCTCGCCGCCGCTTATGCCGCCGCCGACGTCTTCGTCTTCCCCAGCAAGACCGATACGTTCGGATTAGTCATGATCGAGGCGCTGGCCGCCGGCACCCCTATTGCCGCTTTTCCAGTGACCGGCCCGATCGACGTGTTGACGCCACAGGTCGGCGCGATGGCCGACGACCTCGATATTGCAATCGCCAACGCGCTGACCCGCGACCGCGCTGCCTGCGCCGCTTACGGCCAGACCTTCACCTGGACTGCGAGCGCGCGCCAGTTCCTCCAGGCACTCGTCCCCATCGTCGACGACGAAGCGGTCGCGGCGTAA
- a CDS encoding MBL fold metallo-hydrolase: MTARTDAAFVADESFVPTSHKGLTYPFGGAEPGDGEVMAVAPGVRWVRLKVPGPLKHVNCWLLDDDEGGAALVDAGMNRPETRDAWKAVFKGPMAGIRVTRMIGTHFHPDHIGLAGWMCDHHAAPLWMTRGEWLTAQMLVADARPETPKEVSDYRHAAGWTNEQIEIAARHGWANFGRIVRPMPMSYRRMIDGETIRIGARDWRVIVGSGHSPEHACLLDEAAGVFIAGDQVLPRISPNVSVGITEPQADPLGEWFASIAKLKREVPADVLALPGHGDPFTGLHPRLDAMDREHRERLDELEAFLAQEPRRATDCFGRLFRRAIGQEMLGMATGEAMAHLRRLEVEGRAVRETGDDGVWRWCAA, translated from the coding sequence ATGACCGCCCGCACAGATGCCGCGTTCGTCGCGGATGAAAGCTTCGTCCCGACCAGCCACAAGGGCCTGACCTATCCGTTCGGCGGGGCCGAGCCGGGCGACGGCGAGGTGATGGCGGTCGCGCCGGGCGTGCGCTGGGTACGGCTCAAGGTTCCCGGGCCGCTCAAGCATGTGAATTGCTGGCTGCTCGACGACGACGAGGGCGGCGCGGCGCTGGTCGACGCGGGCATGAACCGGCCCGAAACGCGCGACGCGTGGAAGGCGGTGTTCAAGGGGCCGATGGCGGGCATTCGCGTCACCCGGATGATCGGCACGCATTTCCACCCCGACCATATCGGGCTCGCCGGCTGGATGTGCGACCATCACGCCGCACCGCTGTGGATGACCCGTGGGGAGTGGCTGACCGCGCAGATGCTGGTCGCCGACGCGCGGCCCGAGACGCCGAAGGAAGTCAGCGACTATCGCCACGCCGCCGGCTGGACCAACGAGCAGATCGAGATTGCCGCCAGGCACGGCTGGGCCAATTTCGGGCGGATCGTGCGGCCGATGCCGATGTCGTACCGCCGGATGATCGACGGCGAGACGATCCGGATCGGGGCGCGCGACTGGCGCGTGATCGTCGGATCGGGACACAGCCCGGAACATGCCTGCCTGCTCGACGAGGCGGCGGGGGTGTTCATCGCCGGCGACCAGGTATTGCCGCGGATCAGCCCCAACGTGTCGGTCGGGATCACCGAACCGCAAGCCGACCCGCTGGGCGAATGGTTCGCCTCCATCGCCAAATTGAAGCGCGAAGTGCCGGCCGACGTGCTCGCGCTGCCCGGCCATGGCGATCCGTTCACCGGGCTGCACCCGCGGCTCGACGCGATGGACCGCGAGCATCGCGAACGGCTCGACGAGTTGGAAGCGTTCCTGGCGCAGGAGCCGCGCCGCGCGACCGATTGCTTCGGCCGCCTGTTCCGCCGCGCGATCGGACAGGAGATGCTCGGCATGGCGACCGGCGAAGCGATGGCACACCTTCGGCGGCTCGAGGTCGAAGGGCGCGCGGTGCGCGAGACCGGCGACGATGGCGTCTGGCGGTGGTGCGCAGCCTGA
- a CDS encoding DUF1013 domain-containing protein, with translation MAQPLMPHATASWLVDNTSLSFDQIAEFCGLHILEVNAIADDTAATKLTGRDPVRAHELTQEEIDKGQADPNYVLQMLKGPEQVRRTKGPRYTPVSKRQDKPDGIAWIIRNHPEITDGAISTLIGTTRTTIAAIRDRTHWNIANITPKDPVTLGLTTQRELDAAVAKAAKAAGLEAPVDTRLEGDREALIAELRGQREQAARDAEAAAAGEDAAPVEHTAETLFKS, from the coding sequence GTGGCCCAGCCGCTCATGCCGCACGCGACCGCTTCCTGGCTGGTCGACAATACCTCGCTCTCGTTCGACCAGATCGCCGAGTTCTGTGGCCTGCATATCCTGGAGGTCAATGCGATCGCCGACGATACCGCGGCGACCAAGCTGACCGGCCGCGATCCGGTCCGCGCGCACGAACTGACCCAGGAAGAGATCGACAAGGGTCAGGCCGATCCGAACTATGTGCTCCAGATGCTCAAAGGTCCGGAGCAGGTCCGCCGCACCAAGGGCCCGCGCTACACGCCGGTGTCGAAGCGCCAGGACAAGCCGGACGGCATCGCCTGGATCATCCGCAACCATCCGGAAATCACCGACGGCGCGATCTCGACCCTGATCGGCACGACGCGCACGACGATCGCCGCGATCCGCGACCGCACGCACTGGAACATCGCCAACATCACGCCGAAGGACCCGGTGACTCTGGGCCTGACGACGCAGCGCGAGCTCGACGCGGCCGTGGCGAAGGCGGCGAAGGCCGCAGGCCTCGAAGCGCCGGTCGATACGCGACTGGAAGGCGACCGCGAGGCGCTGATCGCCGAACTGCGCGGCCAGCGCGAGCAGGCGGCGCGCGACGCCGAAGCGGCTGCGGCGGGCGAGGATGCCGCGCCGGTCGAACACACCGCGGAAACGCTGTTCAAGAGCTGA
- a CDS encoding DUF1192 domain-containing protein has product MDSDENLPRPGEPLALLVKQDLDPLSVAELDARIAALEGEIARVNQHKQRAVNHRAIADELFKR; this is encoded by the coding sequence ATGGATTCCGACGAGAATCTGCCGCGGCCCGGCGAACCGCTCGCGCTCCTGGTCAAACAGGACCTCGATCCGTTGTCGGTCGCCGAGCTCGATGCGCGCATCGCTGCGCTGGAGGGTGAGATCGCCCGCGTTAACCAACATAAACAACGCGCCGTTAACCATCGCGCAATAGCCGACGAGTTATTCAAGCGATGA
- a CDS encoding NAD(P)H-quinone oxidoreductase gives MRAIDPETPGGPEVLQVVERPVPTPGEGEVLIKVAAAGINRPELLQRAGMYPPPPGAPSILGLEVAGTIVACGPGVEPEMVGQPVCALIAGGGYADYAVAPYGQCLPVPHALSMAEAAAMPETLFTVWTNLFERGYAAEGDTVLVHGGTSGIGTMAIALCNLFGVTVIVTAGSDEKCTAATEIGADHAINYKTQDFVAEVKAITGGKGVQVVLDMVGGDYVARNMQCLADDGRHVSIAVQGGPMATIPVFEVMRRRLTLTGSTLRPRSVAFKTAVADEIAQTVWPLVEQGKLKPVIDRTYALADAPDAHRRMEAGDHVGKIVLTLE, from the coding sequence ATGCGGGCGATCGACCCCGAGACGCCCGGCGGTCCCGAGGTTTTGCAGGTCGTCGAGCGCCCGGTGCCGACGCCCGGCGAGGGCGAGGTACTGATCAAGGTCGCCGCCGCCGGGATCAACCGCCCCGAACTGCTGCAACGCGCGGGCATGTATCCGCCCCCGCCGGGCGCACCGTCGATCCTGGGGCTGGAAGTCGCCGGCACGATCGTCGCCTGCGGGCCCGGCGTCGAACCCGAGATGGTCGGCCAGCCAGTCTGCGCATTGATCGCGGGCGGTGGTTACGCCGATTATGCCGTGGCGCCGTACGGCCAATGCCTGCCCGTCCCGCACGCACTCAGCATGGCCGAAGCGGCGGCGATGCCAGAAACGCTGTTCACCGTGTGGACCAACCTGTTCGAGCGCGGTTACGCAGCGGAGGGCGATACAGTGCTCGTCCACGGCGGCACCAGCGGGATCGGCACGATGGCGATTGCGCTGTGCAACCTGTTCGGCGTGACGGTGATCGTCACCGCCGGGTCGGACGAGAAATGCACAGCGGCCACGGAGATCGGCGCGGACCACGCGATCAACTACAAGACACAAGATTTCGTCGCCGAGGTGAAAGCGATCACCGGCGGCAAGGGCGTCCAGGTCGTCCTCGATATGGTCGGCGGCGATTATGTCGCGCGTAACATGCAGTGCCTCGCCGATGACGGCCGCCACGTCTCGATCGCGGTGCAGGGCGGGCCTATGGCGACGATTCCGGTGTTCGAGGTGATGCGCCGCCGCCTGACGCTGACCGGATCGACGCTCCGCCCGCGCTCGGTCGCCTTCAAGACCGCGGTCGCCGACGAGATCGCGCAGACCGTCTGGCCGCTGGTCGAACAGGGCAAGCTCAAGCCTGTGATCGACCGCACCTACGCGCTAGCCGATGCGCCCGACGCACACCGCCGGATGGAAGCGGGCGACCATGTCGGCAAGATCGTGCTGACGCTGGAATAG
- a CDS encoding UDP-2,3-diacylglucosamine diphosphatase: MNDLSNLARDFATSQPAIPERVICRRRQYRTIWISDVHLGTRGCNAEMLIDFLDHVDSEKMYLVGDIIDGWRLKKKLHWPAAHNDVVWRLLKRAKRGAEVIYIPGNHDELVRQFCGLDFGGIAIRRDAMHETADGRKLLVLHGDEFDAIMLSHRWLAYLGDAAYEAIMGLNRLVNAWRRLFRMPYWSLSKHAKAKVKNAVEFISKYEEVVAQAAAHRGADGVVCGHIHTAEFRDIGGIAYYNDGDWVEGCTALVEHFDGRMEILHWADEIQERQAPAPSLMLAA; the protein is encoded by the coding sequence ATGAACGATCTCAGCAATCTGGCGCGCGACTTCGCAACGTCGCAGCCGGCGATTCCCGAACGCGTGATCTGCCGCCGCCGGCAATATCGGACGATCTGGATCAGCGACGTCCACCTCGGCACGCGCGGCTGCAATGCGGAGATGCTGATCGACTTCCTCGACCATGTCGATAGCGAGAAGATGTACCTGGTCGGCGACATCATCGACGGCTGGCGGCTGAAGAAGAAACTGCACTGGCCGGCGGCGCATAACGACGTGGTGTGGCGCCTGCTCAAACGCGCCAAGCGCGGCGCCGAGGTGATCTACATCCCCGGCAATCACGACGAACTCGTCCGCCAGTTCTGCGGGCTCGATTTCGGCGGCATTGCGATCCGCCGCGACGCTATGCACGAGACCGCCGACGGGCGGAAGCTGCTCGTCCTGCACGGCGACGAGTTCGACGCGATCATGCTCTCGCATCGCTGGCTCGCCTATCTGGGCGACGCGGCGTACGAGGCGATCATGGGCCTCAACCGGCTGGTCAATGCATGGCGCCGGCTGTTCCGCATGCCCTATTGGTCGCTGTCGAAGCACGCCAAGGCCAAGGTCAAGAACGCGGTCGAATTCATCTCCAAATACGAAGAAGTGGTCGCGCAAGCCGCGGCGCATCGCGGAGCCGACGGGGTCGTATGCGGACACATCCACACCGCGGAATTTCGCGATATCGGCGGCATCGCTTATTACAACGATGGCGACTGGGTCGAAGGCTGTACCGCGTTGGTCGAGCATTTCGACGGCCGCATGGAGATTTTGCACTGGGCCGACGAAATCCAAGAACGACAAGCGCCCGCCCCCTCACTGATGCTGGCGGCCTAG
- a CDS encoding Rid family hydrolase: MFQLVARAGTVAIVLAGWAGVAFGQALPAPIHVPAPGGEVVLTTVFDKQIYDEDQLSAVRRAGDWLYFSGSVVGASKPIGPDDFEQRLDRVFRLIGDKLCAAGASFADVVAMRSYHAWRNPAFTGTKDEHNAVFDKVRKRYFLAPYPTWTAIGVDQLYASPGLVEIELTAYAPRRRGAGRAQACPK; the protein is encoded by the coding sequence ATGTTTCAACTCGTGGCGCGCGCCGGGACCGTGGCAATCGTTCTGGCCGGATGGGCAGGGGTCGCATTCGGTCAGGCGCTGCCGGCGCCGATCCACGTTCCGGCGCCCGGCGGGGAAGTCGTCCTGACGACGGTGTTCGACAAACAGATTTACGACGAGGATCAATTGTCCGCCGTGCGACGGGCCGGTGACTGGCTGTATTTCTCGGGTTCGGTGGTCGGTGCGTCGAAGCCGATCGGCCCCGACGACTTCGAACAGCGGCTCGATCGCGTGTTCCGTTTGATCGGCGACAAATTGTGCGCCGCCGGCGCGTCGTTCGCGGACGTCGTCGCGATGCGCAGTTATCATGCCTGGCGGAATCCGGCGTTCACCGGCACCAAGGACGAACACAATGCCGTGTTCGATAAGGTACGCAAACGCTATTTCCTTGCGCCATACCCGACATGGACCGCGATCGGAGTCGATCAGCTCTATGCGTCGCCGGGCCTCGTCGAGATCGAATTGACTGCCTACGCGCCACGCCGCCGCGGCGCGGGGCGGGCACAAGCGTGTCCCAAGTAA
- a CDS encoding sensor domain-containing diguanylate cyclase, with protein sequence MRRTGPLFLFLVMLAALMTTLTASPAQAQSAVTGVPLSVCVARVSAGDTAAAMLASPGRFDCTTPQTSFHNGDYWVLSQPLGTIADAGDRERVRIASLWQDRVTLYALYPDGKVRGWAYDGAGISRHLQLGAMIQWRLDPKLGAPVRFLWRVDGSANLRGILVAPRLATAREAARANIVMAAMYSGFMGLCFALLIYNLAMWGALRHRFQLAYCAMVLSLGLYAFTSSGGLAWANPAMLNNDRLRFNYIFLATGAATALMFARAFFPPSVTSGWVSRAANWLTALALTAMVAFALLAPWQIGLLDAFYSISFAVLIVAIVPIILRARTERSPHLWLFAVAWAAPIVFAALRLLANLAVVRWSFWLDNSTILSMAFEAIVSTLAIAYRIRLLSNERDEAIEREIIAARLADTDPLTGLLNRRAFLRQAIGREGEQVLILTDLDHFKHVNETLGHDGGDEVLRLFARVLRLAAPGALITRMGGEEFAILSPADRAIAPEAVLERLRAARMPFDIHVTTSIGACTGPLASEADWKAMYRRADRALFDAKQAGRDRARIAPLAA encoded by the coding sequence ATGCGGCGCACTGGCCCCCTGTTCCTGTTTCTCGTGATGCTCGCGGCGTTGATGACGACGCTCACCGCATCCCCGGCACAAGCGCAGAGCGCGGTGACCGGCGTGCCGCTCTCGGTCTGCGTCGCACGCGTCTCGGCCGGCGATACGGCGGCCGCGATGCTGGCGTCGCCCGGCCGATTCGACTGCACGACGCCGCAGACCAGTTTCCACAACGGCGATTATTGGGTGCTGTCGCAACCGCTCGGCACGATCGCCGATGCCGGCGACCGCGAGCGCGTGCGGATCGCCAGCCTGTGGCAGGATCGCGTGACGCTCTACGCGCTCTATCCCGACGGCAAGGTCCGGGGTTGGGCGTATGACGGGGCAGGGATCAGTCGCCACCTTCAGCTCGGCGCGATGATCCAGTGGCGCCTCGATCCGAAGTTGGGAGCGCCAGTTCGCTTTCTGTGGCGAGTCGACGGCAGCGCTAACCTGCGCGGCATTCTCGTCGCTCCAAGGCTAGCGACGGCGCGAGAGGCGGCGCGCGCCAATATCGTCATGGCGGCGATGTATTCCGGCTTTATGGGGCTGTGCTTCGCGCTGTTGATCTACAATCTGGCGATGTGGGGGGCCCTCCGCCATCGGTTCCAGCTCGCTTATTGCGCAATGGTGCTGTCGCTCGGGCTCTATGCCTTCACTTCGTCGGGCGGGCTGGCCTGGGCCAATCCGGCGATGCTCAACAACGACCGGCTACGATTCAACTACATCTTCCTGGCGACGGGGGCGGCGACCGCGCTGATGTTCGCGCGCGCGTTCTTTCCGCCCTCCGTCACGTCTGGCTGGGTGTCGCGCGCCGCAAACTGGCTGACCGCGCTTGCCCTGACCGCAATGGTCGCGTTCGCCCTGCTGGCGCCGTGGCAGATCGGGTTGCTCGACGCTTTCTACTCCATCAGTTTCGCGGTGCTGATCGTCGCGATCGTCCCGATCATCCTGCGCGCCCGCACCGAGCGTAGCCCGCATCTCTGGCTGTTCGCCGTGGCCTGGGCGGCGCCGATCGTGTTCGCGGCCCTGCGTTTACTCGCCAACCTTGCCGTGGTGCGGTGGAGCTTCTGGCTCGACAATTCGACCATCCTGTCGATGGCGTTCGAGGCGATCGTCTCGACCCTCGCCATCGCGTACCGCATCCGTTTACTGAGCAACGAGCGCGACGAGGCGATCGAGCGCGAGATCATCGCCGCGCGACTTGCCGACACCGATCCGCTGACCGGCTTGCTCAACCGCCGCGCCTTCCTGCGCCAGGCGATCGGGCGCGAGGGCGAGCAAGTGCTGATCCTCACCGATCTCGATCATTTCAAGCACGTCAACGAAACGCTCGGCCACGACGGCGGCGACGAAGTGCTGCGGCTGTTCGCGCGCGTGCTGCGGCTTGCCGCGCCCGGCGCGCTGATCACGCGGATGGGGGGCGAGGAATTCGCGATCCTGTCGCCGGCCGATCGCGCCATCGCGCCCGAGGCGGTGCTCGAACGCCTGCGCGCCGCCCGGATGCCGTTCGACATCCACGTCACCACCAGCATCGGCGCCTGCACCGGCCCACTGGCGAGCGAAGCCGACTGGAAGGCGATGTACCGCCGCGCCGACCGTGCGTTGTTCGACGCCAAGCAAGCCGGCCGCGACCGCGCGCGCATCGCGCCGCTGGCCGCGTAA